A window of the Desulforapulum autotrophicum HRM2 genome harbors these coding sequences:
- a CDS encoding glycosyltransferase family 9 protein, whose product MKIIIIKLGALGDVINTFPLVVALKENLDAEIHWLVAPLSYPLVRNHSCVDKAIVFDKKKGKRGITAAIKALRETQYDIAFDLQRILKSGFFCMAAKSKRRLGFNKERCKEQSWIFPFERILPSNPQAHMLIQYLEFAEHLNISCGTPTWKIPRSNCPLPVLLPHDFLVLNIGATKPANRWANDNFAILAEEASKTFGLVPVLTGGPEDMENARRIKETSRTDILDLTGKTTIPELVEVLGRARCVISCDTGPMHLACALGTRLIALFGPSNPGRTGPFKGRVIQKPQACTPCNKKHCKNPLCMEAITPEDVMEAISFQIRECTDDNG is encoded by the coding sequence ATGAAAATAATCATCATAAAACTTGGCGCTTTGGGAGATGTAATCAATACCTTTCCCCTTGTTGTGGCCCTCAAGGAAAACCTTGACGCTGAAATCCACTGGCTTGTGGCACCATTGAGTTATCCCCTTGTACGCAACCACTCCTGTGTGGACAAGGCCATCGTGTTTGATAAAAAAAAGGGTAAAAGAGGAATAACTGCAGCTATTAAAGCGCTGAGAGAAACCCAGTACGACATTGCCTTTGACCTGCAGCGCATTCTTAAATCAGGTTTTTTTTGCATGGCTGCAAAGAGCAAAAGAAGACTCGGATTCAACAAGGAACGGTGCAAGGAGCAGTCCTGGATTTTCCCCTTTGAACGGATCCTTCCATCAAATCCCCAGGCCCACATGCTCATCCAGTATCTGGAATTTGCCGAGCACCTGAACATTTCCTGCGGCACGCCCACGTGGAAGATCCCCAGATCAAACTGCCCGCTCCCTGTCCTCCTTCCCCATGACTTTCTGGTGCTCAACATCGGAGCCACAAAGCCTGCAAACCGATGGGCGAACGATAATTTTGCCATTCTGGCAGAAGAGGCAAGCAAAACATTCGGTCTGGTGCCGGTTTTAACCGGAGGGCCGGAAGATATGGAAAATGCCCGTAGAATCAAAGAGACATCCAGGACTGACATTCTTGACCTCACCGGTAAAACAACCATACCCGAACTAGTCGAAGTCCTTGGCCGCGCCCGTTGCGTTATCTCCTGCGACACGGGCCCCATGCATCTGGCCTGTGCCCTTGGAACAAGACTCATAGCACTTTTTGGTCCATCCAATCCAGGCCGGACAGGCCCCTTCAAGGGCAGGGTCATCCAAAAACCCCAGGCCTGCACCCCGTGCAACAAAAAACACTGCAAGAATCCCCTGTGCATGGAGGCCATCACCCCTGAAGATGTCATGGAGGCCATTTCCTTCCAGATCAGAGAGTGCACCGACGATAATGGTTAA
- a CDS encoding ArnT family glycosyltransferase, giving the protein MNFFSITARPVPILLIILMAALLWGGQYASRSLWEPDEARYTYVAWEMHESGNWLVPHRHGETYAHKPPLMFWLINISTLFTNGEFDGVSGRMPTFLGIILSLWAVSRLTALWYNRQTAWYAIFILSTSYLFWHKAGTGQIDVLLLGLQLSALYLLFKNETQPSRLGLVAAFSLMGLAILAKGPVGLIVPVGIYVTASLTAGNKACLARKFWLWGIPLSLVWPGAWLFAAWLFGASADYFNELLFTQNVGRFAGEFGGHYKPFYYYLKYLVIDFLPWTFLIPAALWATRKDKSTMGQARRILGWVLFVVVFFSLAGGKRNLYILSVYPALSMLVASVVSSLVSLSPRWRQWTTYPLVILFALFSIAGLAPLIPWPGFTLPLTIPVHLLLLFSLISAGTAVILYRCQGKEGIRQQWVNALIATMIIVECYVGTIIFPLFNPIKSPTALAHAVESTLPVDGRLILYRMNGEILALYSKRQGIRFNDLNDLEQFMNKTGHGIVSCTQKEWEHLEKKLAPDPPQQILPHFFKMGGKSLMWFKYGK; this is encoded by the coding sequence ATGAATTTTTTTTCCATCACTGCACGACCGGTCCCAATTCTTCTGATCATCCTCATGGCCGCTCTTTTGTGGGGCGGCCAGTATGCCTCCCGTTCCCTGTGGGAGCCGGACGAAGCCAGATACACCTATGTTGCCTGGGAAATGCACGAAAGTGGAAACTGGCTTGTCCCCCACAGGCATGGTGAAACCTATGCACACAAACCCCCGCTGATGTTCTGGCTAATCAACATCAGCACCCTTTTCACCAACGGCGAATTTGACGGGGTATCGGGCCGCATGCCCACTTTTCTGGGAATAATTCTATCGCTTTGGGCTGTTTCAAGACTTACAGCCCTCTGGTACAACAGGCAAACGGCCTGGTATGCCATTTTCATTTTATCCACCTCTTATCTGTTCTGGCACAAGGCCGGCACCGGCCAGATTGATGTGCTTCTTCTGGGTCTTCAGCTTTCCGCCCTGTATCTTTTATTCAAGAATGAAACCCAGCCCTCCCGTCTGGGACTGGTAGCCGCGTTTTCTTTGATGGGGCTTGCCATCCTGGCCAAGGGCCCCGTGGGCCTCATCGTTCCCGTGGGGATCTATGTGACGGCAAGTCTCACAGCGGGAAACAAAGCCTGTCTTGCCAGAAAATTCTGGCTGTGGGGCATACCACTGTCCCTTGTCTGGCCAGGTGCCTGGCTTTTCGCAGCCTGGCTTTTCGGAGCATCTGCCGACTATTTTAATGAGCTGTTGTTTACCCAGAATGTGGGCCGTTTTGCCGGTGAGTTTGGCGGCCATTACAAGCCTTTTTATTACTACTTGAAATACCTTGTAATTGATTTTCTGCCTTGGACATTCCTGATTCCCGCAGCGCTCTGGGCAACCAGAAAAGATAAATCCACCATGGGCCAGGCCAGACGCATTCTTGGATGGGTATTGTTCGTGGTTGTTTTTTTCAGCCTTGCCGGCGGCAAACGGAACCTGTATATTCTGTCGGTTTACCCGGCATTGAGCATGCTTGTGGCATCTGTGGTATCTTCCCTTGTCAGCCTTTCTCCACGGTGGCGGCAATGGACGACTTACCCCCTGGTCATCCTCTTTGCACTGTTCTCAATTGCAGGTCTTGCCCCGCTCATACCCTGGCCGGGATTCACCCTGCCCCTGACGATTCCAGTGCATCTTCTGCTGTTGTTTTCCCTTATTTCAGCAGGGACAGCTGTAATTTTGTATCGCTGCCAGGGAAAGGAAGGCATTCGGCAGCAATGGGTAAACGCCCTCATCGCCACCATGATCATCGTGGAATGCTATGTGGGAACGATTATATTTCCGTTGTTTAATCCCATAAAGAGCCCCACAGCCCTTGCCCATGCTGTAGAGTCAACCCTTCCCGTTGATGGCAGGCTCATTCTCTATCGGATGAACGGAGAAATTCTTGCCCTATACAGCAAACGCCAGGGTATTCGATTTAATGATCTGAATGACCTGGAGCAATTCATGAACAAAACAGGGCATGGGATTGTTTCCTGCACCCAGAAAGAATGGGAACACCTTGAAAAAAAACTGGCCCCAGACCCACCCCAACAGATTTTGCCCCATTTTTTTAAAATGGGGGGCAAATCCCTGATGTGGTTTAAATACGGAAAGTAA
- a CDS encoding TVP38/TMEM64 family protein: MILQQNRWLHFLGETTPVLLTGLIFIGLALVLKTPWSSGLYREIRSYFLTPSTMPILNIPLITALMFTTAGGSLIGLGVPRLWVSSLAGAIFGITVGTLVGLVASTMGASIVYFAGRLFLSSWIQKKFRHRIEHWKTRLKKNEFLWILYIRIFPLSNSTVVGLLSGSCRVPFVPYLAGSFLGFIPLTLLMCSLGDGSAQGKYLQIGLGIACIAAIHTIVIINKKIRLHHTGIYPQPIKKEMP; encoded by the coding sequence TTGATTCTTCAACAAAATAGATGGCTTCATTTTCTGGGTGAAACGACTCCTGTTCTTTTAACAGGTCTGATTTTCATAGGCCTTGCCCTTGTGCTCAAAACCCCATGGTCTTCCGGTCTTTATCGGGAGATCCGCAGCTATTTTCTAACCCCCAGCACCATGCCGATTCTGAATATTCCGTTGATCACTGCCCTTATGTTTACCACGGCAGGCGGAAGTCTCATTGGCCTGGGCGTCCCGAGACTCTGGGTCAGTTCCCTGGCCGGCGCTATTTTTGGCATCACAGTTGGAACCCTTGTCGGCCTTGTTGCATCCACCATGGGTGCATCCATTGTCTATTTTGCAGGTCGGCTGTTCCTGTCAAGCTGGATTCAAAAGAAATTCAGACACAGAATCGAACACTGGAAAACCCGGTTAAAAAAAAACGAGTTCCTGTGGATATTATATATAAGGATCTTTCCCCTGTCTAATTCCACGGTGGTCGGCCTGTTAAGCGGGTCGTGCAGGGTGCCGTTCGTTCCTTACCTGGCAGGATCATTTCTGGGATTCATTCCCCTGACCCTGTTGATGTGTTCCCTTGGCGACGGCAGCGCACAGGGAAAATATTTACAGATAGGCCTGGGAATTGCCTGCATTGCCGCCATACACACAATAGTAATCATTAATAAAAAAATCAGATTGCACCATACCGGAATCTATCCGCAACCAATAAAGAAAGAAATGCCATGA
- a CDS encoding glycosyltransferase family 2 protein produces the protein MNNQPPPELSIVVPFYNEENCLIPVCSEIIKVLTEGVDCPWELILVDDGSTDRTADLMDSLCTSTPPVKAVHISPNSGQSAALEGGFSVTRGTYIAVLDGDGQNDPRDIPILMNELKLRDVHLMCGIRANRTDTRLRKLSSKIANHIRNAILKDNITDMGCAIRVFRRQCLERIQFFRNAHRFFPALMLRAGYTVSEMPVNHRPRIKGTSKYGMGIQNRLWTGIVDLAGVYWLTKRTLSYTIRENHATLNKEDQ, from the coding sequence TTGAATAATCAACCACCACCAGAACTAAGCATCGTTGTTCCCTTTTATAATGAGGAAAACTGTCTGATTCCTGTTTGCAGTGAAATCATCAAGGTTTTAACAGAAGGGGTGGACTGCCCGTGGGAACTCATTCTCGTGGATGATGGATCAACGGATCGAACCGCCGATCTAATGGATTCTTTGTGCACCAGTACCCCCCCGGTAAAGGCGGTCCATATCAGTCCAAACAGCGGGCAGTCTGCAGCGCTTGAAGGGGGTTTTTCCGTTACAAGGGGAACGTACATTGCTGTCCTTGATGGGGATGGGCAGAACGATCCCAGGGATATTCCCATCCTGATGAATGAACTCAAGCTAAGAGATGTTCATTTAATGTGTGGAATCAGAGCAAACAGGACAGACACACGACTCAGAAAGCTGTCCAGCAAAATTGCCAACCATATCCGAAATGCCATTCTCAAGGACAATATTACAGATATGGGGTGTGCGATTCGGGTGTTCCGCAGGCAGTGCCTGGAGCGCATCCAATTTTTCAGAAATGCCCATAGATTTTTTCCAGCCCTGATGCTACGGGCAGGATACACAGTCTCTGAAATGCCGGTAAACCACAGGCCCAGGATCAAGGGGACGAGCAAATATGGCATGGGGATCCAGAACCGCCTCTGGACTGGAATCGTGGACCTTGCAGGCGTATACTGGCTCACAAAACGGACCCTTAGCTATACCATTCGGGAAAACCATGCCACTTTAAACAAGGAAGACCAGTAG
- the glpK gene encoding glycerol kinase GlpK, translated as MTEYVGAVDQGTTSTRFIIFDHNGDIVGFDQKEHRQIFAKPGWVEHDPMEIWENTKKVIQGALQKTGIAGHKIKAVGVTNQRETVVVWDRKTGRPFHNAVVWQCARTDEICQKLIRDGGQDRFRKTTGLPVATYFSGPKIQWILDNVPEAKKAALAGDAMFGTMDTWTIWNLTGGPNGGAHVTDVTNGSRTLLMDINTLEWSPEILSILNIPASGLPRIRPSSDPNFYGLTTKDGPMAAQVPVCAALGDQQAALFGQTCFEPGEAKNTYGTGCFLLLNTGTRPVASTHGLITTPAYQLGKSSPVYALEGSIANAGALVQWVRDNLGLIKDAREIEALASLVADNGDVYCVPAFSGLFAPYWRSDARGVIAGLTRYANKSHIARAVLEATAYQALDIVDAMNLDSGVALTSLKVDGGMVHNRLLMQFQADLLKVPVIVPRVTETTALGTAYAAGLAVGFWSGTAELKAKWSIQTTFSPAMDEAERTKRCAGWKKAVERTLNWVDPL; from the coding sequence ATGACGGAATATGTCGGCGCCGTTGACCAGGGAACCACCAGCACCCGGTTCATCATCTTTGATCACAATGGAGATATTGTTGGCTTTGATCAAAAGGAGCACCGGCAGATTTTCGCCAAACCGGGCTGGGTGGAGCATGACCCCATGGAGATCTGGGAGAATACAAAAAAGGTGATCCAGGGCGCCCTTCAAAAAACCGGTATTGCAGGTCATAAAATCAAGGCTGTAGGGGTCACCAATCAGAGGGAGACCGTTGTGGTATGGGATCGAAAAACAGGTCGTCCTTTCCATAACGCCGTGGTGTGGCAGTGTGCAAGGACCGACGAGATCTGCCAGAAGCTCATCAGGGACGGGGGCCAGGACCGGTTCCGAAAGACCACAGGGCTTCCCGTTGCCACCTATTTTTCAGGGCCCAAGATCCAATGGATACTCGATAATGTGCCTGAGGCAAAAAAAGCGGCCCTTGCAGGAGATGCCATGTTCGGTACCATGGATACCTGGACCATATGGAACCTTACCGGTGGTCCCAATGGCGGTGCCCATGTCACGGATGTAACCAATGGGAGCCGAACCCTTCTCATGGACATCAACACCCTTGAATGGAGTCCGGAGATTCTTTCTATTCTGAACATCCCTGCGTCCGGGCTTCCCCGGATTCGACCCTCATCCGATCCAAACTTTTACGGCCTGACCACAAAGGACGGCCCCATGGCTGCCCAGGTGCCGGTCTGTGCCGCCCTTGGGGATCAGCAGGCTGCATTGTTCGGCCAGACCTGTTTTGAGCCGGGGGAGGCGAAAAATACCTATGGAACAGGTTGTTTTCTTCTTTTAAACACGGGAACCCGACCGGTTGCCTCCACCCACGGTTTGATCACCACGCCTGCCTATCAGTTGGGCAAGTCTTCTCCGGTTTATGCCCTTGAAGGATCCATTGCCAATGCCGGTGCCCTTGTCCAGTGGGTCAGGGACAACCTCGGGTTGATCAAGGATGCCCGGGAGATCGAGGCCCTGGCCTCCCTTGTGGCGGACAATGGGGACGTCTATTGCGTGCCCGCCTTTTCTGGGCTGTTTGCCCCCTACTGGCGATCGGATGCCAGGGGTGTGATTGCAGGACTCACCCGGTATGCAAACAAGTCCCACATTGCCCGGGCAGTTCTGGAGGCAACGGCCTATCAGGCCCTTGACATTGTTGATGCCATGAACCTTGACTCGGGCGTTGCCCTGACAAGCCTGAAGGTGGACGGCGGCATGGTCCATAACCGACTGCTCATGCAATTCCAGGCTGATCTTCTCAAGGTGCCGGTGATCGTTCCCAGGGTGACCGAGACAACGGCCCTGGGAACTGCCTATGCCGCAGGGCTTGCCGTGGGGTTCTGGTCCGGGACAGCGGAACTCAAGGCCAAATGGTCAATACAGACCACCTTTTCTCCGGCCATGGACGAGGCAGAACGTACGAAAAGGTGCGCCGGCTGGAAAAAGGCTGTTGAACGTACCCTGAACTGGGTAGATCCCCTGTAA
- a CDS encoding ABC transporter ATP-binding protein produces MGLSLENIHKTVDGEVHLADINLEIESGTRTVVLGRTLSGKTSLLRILAGLDRPTQGTITIDGKDVTGVPVRKRNIAMVYQQFINYPSFTIFDNIASPLKVAGISKDKIKKRVMEVAKILHLTDMLDRMPAELSGGQQQRTAIARALVKEAPLLLMDEPLVNLDYKLREELQSELQDIFRQREAMVVYTTTEPGEALKFGGRIVVMDEGKVLQTGMTTDVYRNPATLKVAEVFSDPPINCLACRVEGNTATLESGLVINLSGHLKDLVPGRYTFGIRSNNLFLGRQTSLDVELKAVAKLAEINGSETFVHVDCAGARLVVQEVGVRSVKIGSQLQVFVNPACFFVFSTAGDLVLAPDAVTHGN; encoded by the coding sequence ATGGGATTATCCCTTGAGAATATCCATAAGACCGTGGACGGTGAGGTTCACCTTGCCGACATTAATCTTGAAATTGAATCCGGCACACGGACAGTGGTTTTGGGTCGGACCCTGTCCGGTAAGACCTCGCTGTTGCGAATCCTGGCGGGCCTTGACCGACCAACCCAGGGGACCATCACCATAGACGGCAAGGATGTCACTGGCGTGCCCGTCAGAAAACGAAACATCGCCATGGTGTACCAGCAGTTCATCAATTACCCTTCGTTTACCATCTTTGACAACATCGCCTCCCCCTTGAAGGTTGCAGGGATATCAAAGGATAAGATCAAGAAACGGGTGATGGAGGTGGCAAAGATTCTCCATCTCACCGACATGCTTGACCGGATGCCGGCAGAACTCTCAGGGGGTCAGCAGCAGCGCACCGCCATTGCACGGGCACTTGTCAAGGAAGCACCGCTTCTGCTCATGGACGAACCCCTTGTCAACCTGGACTATAAGCTCAGGGAGGAACTCCAGAGCGAACTCCAGGATATTTTCAGGCAAAGGGAGGCCATGGTGGTCTACACCACCACTGAACCGGGTGAGGCATTGAAATTCGGCGGCAGGATTGTTGTCATGGATGAGGGGAAGGTTCTCCAGACGGGCATGACAACCGATGTATACCGGAATCCTGCCACCTTGAAGGTGGCTGAGGTGTTCAGTGATCCACCCATCAACTGCCTTGCCTGCCGGGTGGAAGGAAATACAGCCACCCTGGAATCGGGCCTTGTTATAAACCTTTCCGGTCATCTCAAGGATCTGGTGCCTGGACGGTATACCTTCGGGATAAGGTCCAATAACCTCTTCCTCGGCCGGCAGACAAGTCTTGACGTTGAATTAAAGGCTGTAGCCAAGCTTGCCGAGATCAACGGATCTGAAACCTTTGTCCATGTGGATTGTGCAGGTGCCAGGCTTGTGGTTCAGGAGGTGGGTGTTCGTTCGGTAAAGATCGGCTCCCAGTTGCAGGTCTTTGTCAATCCAGCCTGCTTTTTCGTTTTCTCCACGGCAGGAGATCTGGTGCTTGCACCCGATGCTGTCACCCATGGAAACTAA
- a CDS encoding ABC transporter ATP-binding protein — protein sequence MAKIDLQEIAHTYVANPNKESDYALKRIHNVWEDGGSYALLGPSGCGKTTLLNVISGLLTPSQGRILFDGKDVTQLPPERRNIAQVFQFPVLYDTMSVFNNLAFPLRNRGFNEADVKKRVHEVADILELTPFLARRAAGLAADAKQKISLGRGLVRSDVAAILFDEPLTVIDPNLKWQLRCKLKEIHERLKLTFVYVTHDQVEALTFADQVIVMYEGRIIQIGTPQELFENPDHTFVGYFIGSPGMNFLPMVLENGVAHVEGANGVEIFLDDRLAGLAATAKGKLKLGIRPLYLEVHKQKEAHGVEAQVKSVEDQGSYRILTALLGDHQVQARVPEGQSIPDERVWLRFSTDWIRLFEDDQLLR from the coding sequence ATGGCTAAAATTGATTTACAGGAAATTGCCCACACCTATGTGGCCAATCCCAATAAAGAGTCAGACTATGCGCTTAAAAGAATTCACAATGTATGGGAAGACGGCGGGTCCTATGCCCTTTTAGGGCCGTCTGGTTGTGGCAAGACCACTCTGCTTAACGTGATTTCAGGGCTTCTCACACCGAGTCAGGGCAGAATTTTGTTTGACGGCAAGGATGTCACCCAGCTTCCCCCTGAGCGGCGAAACATTGCCCAGGTGTTCCAGTTTCCCGTTCTTTATGACACCATGTCGGTCTTTAACAATCTTGCCTTTCCCCTCAGGAACCGGGGATTTAATGAAGCGGACGTCAAAAAAAGGGTCCATGAGGTGGCGGATATTCTGGAACTCACCCCCTTTCTTGCCCGAAGGGCTGCAGGGCTTGCCGCCGATGCCAAGCAGAAAATTTCCCTGGGCCGGGGCCTTGTGAGAAGTGATGTCGCCGCCATTCTTTTTGACGAACCCTTGACGGTAATTGATCCCAATCTCAAGTGGCAGCTTAGATGCAAGCTAAAGGAGATCCACGAGCGTCTCAAGCTCACCTTTGTCTATGTCACCCACGACCAGGTAGAAGCCCTCACCTTTGCTGACCAGGTGATTGTCATGTACGAGGGCAGGATCATTCAGATCGGAACTCCCCAGGAACTGTTTGAAAATCCTGACCACACCTTTGTGGGCTATTTTATCGGCAGTCCTGGAATGAATTTTCTGCCCATGGTCCTTGAAAACGGGGTGGCCCATGTAGAAGGGGCCAATGGGGTTGAAATCTTTCTTGACGACCGTCTGGCAGGCCTTGCCGCAACGGCCAAGGGGAAGCTCAAGCTCGGAATCCGGCCGCTTTATCTTGAGGTGCACAAACAAAAGGAGGCCCACGGGGTGGAGGCCCAGGTGAAATCCGTGGAAGACCAGGGAAGTTATCGTATCCTCACAGCCCTCCTGGGCGACCATCAGGTCCAGGCAAGGGTTCCCGAGGGCCAGTCCATCCCGGATGAACGGGTGTGGCTAAGGTTTTCAACCGACTGGATCCGTCTGTTTGAAGATGATCAGCTCTTAAGGTAA
- a CDS encoding carbohydrate ABC transporter permease has protein sequence MDKWEDNKAWFLVLPVFIIVAFSAIIPLMTVVNYSIQDIFGPGQRIFVGTEWFKAVLSDTRLHEALIRQFIFSGLVLVIEMPLGVGIALLMPKEKGWAASICLVLLALPLLIPWNVIGTIWMIFTRPDIGLLGAGVNALGIAFDHTASPSDAWITLMLMEVWHWTPLVALLAYAGLRAIPEAYFQAARIDGASAWAVFKYIQLPKMRGVLTIALLLRFMDSFLIYAEPFVLTGGGPGNTTTFLSIYLVKVAVGQFDLGPAAAFSLIYFLIILLFSWLFYQALQNVGRGEA, from the coding sequence ATGGATAAGTGGGAAGACAATAAGGCATGGTTTCTGGTGCTGCCGGTCTTTATCATCGTTGCCTTCAGTGCCATCATTCCTTTGATGACGGTGGTGAACTATTCCATCCAGGACATTTTTGGACCCGGCCAGCGAATTTTTGTGGGTACGGAGTGGTTTAAGGCTGTGTTGTCCGACACCCGGCTGCACGAGGCATTGATTCGTCAGTTTATTTTTTCAGGCCTGGTGCTCGTGATCGAGATGCCCCTTGGCGTAGGGATAGCTCTGCTGATGCCCAAGGAAAAGGGATGGGCCGCTTCGATCTGCCTGGTGCTCCTGGCCTTGCCCCTGCTGATTCCGTGGAATGTTATCGGAACCATCTGGATGATATTCACCCGCCCGGATATCGGGCTGTTGGGTGCCGGGGTCAACGCCCTTGGCATTGCATTTGACCACACGGCAAGTCCGTCCGATGCCTGGATCACCCTGATGCTCATGGAGGTGTGGCACTGGACCCCCCTGGTGGCGCTGCTTGCCTATGCCGGATTGAGGGCCATTCCTGAGGCTTATTTCCAGGCAGCCCGCATAGACGGGGCCTCTGCCTGGGCCGTGTTCAAGTACATTCAGCTGCCAAAGATGAGGGGGGTATTGACCATTGCCCTGCTGCTCAGATTCATGGACAGCTTTCTCATCTATGCCGAACCCTTTGTGCTCACTGGCGGCGGGCCGGGCAATACCACCACCTTTCTTTCCATCTATCTTGTCAAGGTGGCCGTTGGCCAGTTTGACCTGGGGCCTGCCGCGGCCTTTTCCCTTATTTACTTTTTAATCATCCTGCTGTTCAGTTGGCTGTTTTACCAGGCCCTTCAGAACGTTGGACGAGGAGAGGCATGA
- a CDS encoding carbohydrate ABC transporter permease: MMKKRTIVLIVYLFWLMLPIYWMLNMSLRTNADILSVFSLYPRDFTLENYMKIFSDVSWYSGYINSMIYVTMNTLISLATALPAAYAFSRYRFIGDGQMFFWLLTNRMAPAAVFLLPFFQLYSTVGLIDTHIAVALAHCLFNVPLAVWILEGFMSGVPKEIDETAYIDGYSFVRFFTTIFIPLIRSGVGVTAFFCFMFSWVELLFARTLTTTAAKPIAAIMTRTVSASGLDWGLLSAAGVLTIVPGALVIWFVRNHMAKGFAMGRV; encoded by the coding sequence ATGATGAAAAAAAGAACCATTGTTCTCATTGTCTATCTCTTTTGGTTGATGCTTCCCATCTACTGGATGCTCAACATGTCCCTTAGAACAAATGCCGATATCTTGAGCGTGTTTTCCCTTTATCCAAGGGATTTCACCCTTGAAAATTATATGAAAATTTTTTCAGATGTATCGTGGTACTCGGGATATATCAATTCGATGATCTATGTGACAATGAACACGTTGATATCGCTTGCGACTGCCCTGCCTGCGGCCTATGCCTTTTCCCGGTATCGGTTCATCGGTGACGGCCAGATGTTTTTCTGGCTTTTGACCAACCGCATGGCACCGGCCGCTGTTTTTCTGCTTCCCTTTTTCCAGCTCTATTCCACAGTGGGTCTCATTGATACCCACATTGCCGTTGCCCTGGCCCATTGTCTGTTCAACGTCCCCCTTGCCGTGTGGATACTTGAGGGCTTTATGTCGGGCGTACCCAAGGAGATTGACGAGACCGCCTATATCGACGGGTATTCCTTTGTGCGTTTCTTTACCACCATTTTTATTCCCCTGATTCGATCCGGTGTCGGTGTTACAGCGTTTTTCTGCTTCATGTTTTCCTGGGTTGAACTCTTGTTTGCAAGGACCCTGACCACCACCGCTGCTAAACCCATTGCCGCTATCATGACCCGGACGGTGAGTGCATCAGGCCTTGACTGGGGCCTTCTTTCGGCAGCAGGGGTTTTAACCATCGTGCCCGGGGCCCTTGTGATCTGGTTCGTCAGAAACCACATGGCAAAGGGTTTTGCCATGGGACGGGTATAG
- a CDS encoding DUF2160 domain-containing protein produces MTLEWMAWTYPTAIFFITIALMLCGMTVWQIASPCVKRRGILPIATTRGDRLFIGLLSSAYIHLAWLGLTDFTLWVAFVFSLVWMVVVMRWG; encoded by the coding sequence ATGACACTGGAATGGATGGCATGGACCTATCCCACGGCGATTTTTTTTATAACCATTGCCCTGATGCTCTGCGGCATGACTGTGTGGCAGATTGCATCTCCCTGTGTTAAACGGCGGGGAATTCTGCCCATTGCAACCACCCGGGGTGACCGGCTTTTTATTGGCCTTTTGAGCAGTGCATACATTCATCTGGCCTGGCTGGGACTGACTGATTTTACCCTGTGGGTGGCCTTTGTGTTTTCCCTTGTGTGGATGGTTGTTGTCATGCGCTGGGGATAA